In Pseudanabaena yagii GIHE-NHR1, the following proteins share a genomic window:
- a CDS encoding phage tail protein: MTNTSKFARAESYVTTNHFYVEMLPTATIVAGFTECSGLSAKVEYDTYFEGGVNDQQRILLKHTSFSEVTLKHGVTNDLSFWRWFTATTNRRRNIRILLFNQAGDIRQCWTLIGAVPVGWTAPSMQADGNAVAIEELRLAIEGLTVSLENGGLATVVTRDSSSGSFPSS; encoded by the coding sequence ATGACTAACACCAGCAAGTTTGCAAGAGCAGAATCCTACGTTACCACTAATCACTTTTATGTGGAAATGCTGCCAACAGCAACTATTGTGGCGGGTTTTACCGAATGCTCAGGTTTAAGTGCCAAGGTTGAATACGACACCTATTTTGAAGGAGGAGTTAACGACCAACAGCGCATACTTCTCAAGCATACTTCTTTTTCTGAAGTTACCCTGAAACATGGTGTGACTAACGATTTAAGCTTTTGGAGATGGTTTACTGCTACAACTAACCGCCGCCGCAATATTCGTATTTTACTTTTTAATCAAGCTGGTGATATTAGGCAATGTTGGACATTGATTGGTGCAGTGCCCGTGGGCTGGACAGCGCCATCCATGCAAGCCGATGGTAATGCAGTCGCCATTGAGGAGCTAAGATTAGCGATCGAAGGTTTGACTGTATCCCTAGAAAATGGTGGACTTGCCACAGTTGTAACCAGAGATTCATCAAGTGGTTCTTTCCCTAGTTCTTAA
- a CDS encoding Nif11-like leader peptide family natural product precursor — protein sequence MAREQVARLYRAAQSNSLLKAKLNEAPDLESFVKLAQAEGYDFTIEEWKQMTNFAVEELKCDLSEIPGI from the coding sequence ATGGCAAGAGAGCAAGTGGCCCGCCTTTATCGGGCAGCCCAATCCAATTCCCTCCTCAAAGCAAAACTAAATGAAGCGCCCGATCTCGAAAGTTTTGTCAAACTAGCACAGGCTGAGGGATACGATTTCACTATCGAAGAATGGAAGCAAATGACTAACTTTGCCGTCGAAGAGTTAAAGTGCGATCTGTCAGAAATTCCTGGTATTTAA
- a CDS encoding CIS tube protein: protein MTGQLVKAMLTTTDAGAAAINFQFNPTELQFQRSVSLNRSAGARTASGLPKVTFAYPEPVSLSLSNLVFDTYESGTSVLTLIEPIIKATDFTGQLERPPVYVFAWGQTQYLKCFVKQVSYKLTMFLADGTPVRATVDMSLEEVDSTQL from the coding sequence ATGACAGGACAACTTGTAAAGGCTATGCTCACCACTACCGATGCAGGGGCAGCAGCGATAAATTTTCAGTTTAATCCTACTGAACTCCAATTTCAGAGATCGGTTAGCCTCAATCGTTCGGCAGGCGCACGTACAGCCTCAGGACTACCCAAAGTTACCTTTGCCTATCCTGAGCCAGTCAGCCTATCGCTGAGCAATTTAGTCTTTGACACTTACGAATCAGGTACAAGCGTCCTTACCTTAATCGAGCCAATTATTAAGGCTACTGACTTTACAGGACAGTTAGAGCGTCCACCCGTATATGTTTTTGCTTGGGGGCAAACTCAATATCTCAAATGCTTTGTTAAACAAGTTAGTTATAAATTAACAATGTTTCTGGCTGATGGTACACCTGTAAGAGCAACTGTTGATATGTCACTAGAAGAAGTGGACAGTACCCAACTCTAA
- a CDS encoding putative baseplate assembly protein: MTREFDFLPNLPKSDLDDRTFAELVNECLLRIPRYCPEWTNYNPSDPGVTLIELFAWLTDQMLMRFNQVPRRNYVAFLELLGIRLQPPAPAQTEVTFYLSASLPEPYTIPAGSEVATVRTEEEDAIIFSTDQPLVIAKPRISHLLAASTIEEKPESLRDLLQDIWSEDNEEEWSGQEIALFGDPPQPNNCFYVVFDEEQPIDGNVIALKFKGESATTTGINPNNPPRYWEAWDGYVWQPVLLKDSDDRTKGFSFSELANEGTNPLQGAEIIFHLPLTWNVSQFSTYRGRWLRCSYVEPTGNQSGYSRSPHIIGMSARAIGGTVKVTQCYAIANEVVGESNGKSGQVFYLLNKPVLPRQEDEYLLVSPPVGLPQIWREVSNFSESGANDLHYVIDSTSGMIQFGPFVQTPNYQSQHTLQRMRLQGEPMQRVIPDGTNAIALNPEAAAIASRSSGIQYGAVPPKGSIIQMVKYRTGGGFRGNVQRGSIQIAKNAIPYVASLTNHLSACNGADAESLDDVAIRVPKMLKTRDRAVNQEDFEYLTMLAGEGTVARVLCTPAKRKEDAGIVKLLIVPRVRTLGIDQGEGIAPEQFVLTPQLSDRILNYLDERKMLGVQIQLESPKYVGVCVQTEISLETAYSNPQVQQDIIRQLKVMLYRFLNPITGGVQGQGWEFGRPVYPSDIVKLLQNVQGVRFLGTVQLFELRYENGEWVRRLSPQPIIDPSPTGLICSWRSPRFRSSHVINIV, from the coding sequence ATGACCAGAGAGTTTGATTTTCTCCCTAATTTGCCCAAATCCGATCTTGACGATCGCACTTTTGCGGAGTTAGTGAATGAATGTCTGCTGCGAATCCCCCGCTATTGTCCTGAGTGGACAAATTATAATCCTAGCGACCCAGGGGTAACGCTCATTGAGTTATTTGCTTGGTTAACCGATCAAATGTTGATGCGGTTTAACCAAGTGCCGCGCCGTAACTACGTTGCTTTTTTAGAACTATTAGGGATTCGGTTACAACCACCAGCCCCAGCTCAAACTGAAGTTACCTTTTATTTGAGTGCATCGTTGCCTGAGCCATATACGATTCCTGCGGGGAGTGAGGTGGCAACGGTACGCACAGAGGAAGAGGATGCGATTATTTTTAGCACCGATCAACCACTGGTGATTGCCAAGCCGCGCATTTCCCATCTTCTTGCAGCATCAACAATCGAAGAAAAGCCTGAATCTTTGAGGGATCTCTTGCAGGATATCTGGTCGGAAGACAATGAAGAAGAATGGTCAGGTCAAGAAATCGCTTTATTTGGTGATCCACCTCAGCCGAATAATTGTTTTTATGTGGTTTTTGATGAAGAGCAACCGATTGATGGAAATGTAATTGCGCTCAAGTTTAAAGGGGAATCAGCAACCACTACAGGCATCAATCCCAATAATCCCCCAAGGTATTGGGAGGCATGGGATGGCTATGTATGGCAACCAGTATTGCTCAAAGATAGTGACGATCGCACTAAGGGGTTTAGCTTTAGTGAGCTAGCCAATGAGGGGACAAATCCTTTACAAGGAGCCGAAATAATCTTTCATCTACCGCTAACTTGGAATGTGTCACAGTTTTCGACCTATCGCGGACGCTGGTTGCGCTGTAGCTATGTGGAGCCGACAGGTAATCAATCGGGATACAGCCGATCGCCACATATTATCGGCATGAGTGCCCGTGCGATCGGGGGAACAGTGAAAGTCACACAATGCTATGCGATCGCTAATGAAGTGGTCGGCGAAAGTAATGGCAAATCAGGTCAAGTGTTTTATTTACTCAATAAGCCTGTGTTACCCCGTCAAGAAGATGAATATCTCTTAGTTAGTCCACCTGTAGGCTTGCCGCAAATATGGCGAGAAGTGAGCAACTTTTCGGAGTCAGGAGCCAATGATTTGCATTATGTGATTGATTCTACTTCTGGCATGATTCAATTTGGACCTTTTGTACAAACTCCCAATTATCAGAGTCAGCATACATTGCAACGCATGAGGCTACAGGGGGAACCAATGCAAAGGGTAATACCTGATGGGACTAATGCGATCGCTCTCAATCCCGAAGCCGCAGCGATCGCTTCCCGTTCTAGTGGCATCCAATATGGCGCGGTTCCGCCCAAAGGCTCGATCATCCAAATGGTGAAATATCGCACGGGCGGCGGCTTTCGAGGCAATGTCCAGCGCGGTAGTATTCAAATTGCGAAAAATGCAATCCCCTATGTGGCAAGCCTCACCAATCATCTCTCAGCCTGCAATGGCGCAGATGCCGAATCCCTTGATGATGTTGCTATCCGTGTCCCCAAAATGTTAAAGACTCGCGATCGCGCCGTTAACCAAGAGGACTTTGAATATCTCACTATGCTTGCGGGGGAAGGGACGGTAGCAAGGGTTCTCTGTACACCTGCGAAGAGAAAGGAAGATGCAGGGATTGTCAAACTGTTAATTGTGCCGCGAGTACGTACTTTAGGTATCGATCAGGGAGAGGGAATTGCACCTGAGCAGTTTGTATTAACTCCGCAATTAAGCGATCGCATCTTGAACTATCTTGATGAACGCAAAATGTTAGGGGTACAGATTCAGCTCGAATCACCGAAATATGTAGGTGTATGCGTTCAAACAGAAATTTCCCTAGAAACTGCCTATAGTAATCCTCAAGTACAGCAGGATATCATTCGACAATTAAAGGTGATGTTATATCGCTTTCTCAATCCAATTACGGGAGGTGTGCAGGGACAAGGTTGGGAATTTGGTCGCCCCGTCTATCCCTCTGATATTGTCAAACTATTACAAAATGTTCAAGGAGTAAGATTTTTGGGGACAGTTCAGCTTTTTGAATTGCGCTATGAAAATGGAGAATGGGTAAGGCGACTCTCACCACAACCAATTATTGATCCAAGTCCCACGGGGTTAATTTGTTCTTGGCGCAGTCCAAGGTTTCGCTCTAGTCACGTCATTAACATCGTATAA
- a CDS encoding GPW/gp25 family protein yields the protein MSKSDQDYIGRGISFPLRVSVQGGLKIDGGDRNLEESIATILNTKLGERVYRPNFGSRLADLTFAPMNPQTILLARVYVEEALNRWEPRIKVTGVYAEPDPIKGRLDLKILYRLKDGHDTRSMVYPFYLLPPSEK from the coding sequence ATGAGCAAATCAGATCAAGATTATATTGGTAGAGGGATTTCGTTTCCCTTAAGGGTGAGCGTTCAGGGTGGACTGAAAATTGATGGGGGCGATCGCAATTTAGAGGAATCGATCGCCACAATTTTGAATACAAAATTAGGTGAGCGGGTATATCGTCCTAACTTTGGTAGTCGTTTAGCAGATTTGACCTTTGCACCGATGAATCCACAGACGATTTTGTTGGCAAGGGTCTATGTGGAAGAAGCTCTGAATCGATGGGAACCACGGATTAAAGTGACGGGAGTTTATGCTGAACCCGATCCGATTAAAGGTCGTCTCGATCTCAAAATCTTATATCGCCTCAAAGATGGGCATGATACCCGCAGTATGGTTTATCCATTTTATTTGCTGCCTCCTAGTGAAAAATAA
- a CDS encoding VgrG-related protein: protein MPKYIPTPLLQIEGTAASADLLNDILQISVEESLHLPGMFTLIINNDYFPGNGDTTWKHQASFAIGKKIKIGFTSSTTEDADFSTEETGYVIDGEITAIETEFNEKSQAPIIIRGYDISHRLHRGRYNRSFQDVTDSDVVSKIIGEAGISSGTVTATTLVHEYLFQENQTNMEFLRERAARVGFELYVQNGKLNFRQPTQDQELTLKWLEDIHSFRVRVSSAEQVSSVEVRGWDYATKKAIVSTASTEQVITKTDSGKGSAASTKFTVSPKMIVVDQPVFSTGEAQKIAQSLCNELGGEFVNADAKGEGNPSIRTGKVVKLTDMGKYSGSYYVTETHHLFHERKYITQFSVRGLRSSGDIVSILSAKPHLEPGQTMLVGVVSNNNDPKGWGRVRVKFPTLTEEHESNWARVVSVGAGPTRGFDCLPEVNDEVLVAFEHGDIHRPYVIGGVWNGTDAPPETVANTVVDGKVRLRTFKTRVGHKLQFVEEDKDTKKGVYLNTIGGHNLRLNDSDKFAELETTGGHKFRADDSSKEISLTSTGNITVKTGTSGSANDLTINAANITLTATTNITLKVGSNKIVISNSGIDIEGIKVQIKASTTVNVEATATNTVKGTVVNVDGSGMAVIKGGLVKIN, encoded by the coding sequence ATGCCCAAATATATACCAACACCCTTACTGCAAATTGAAGGAACTGCTGCTTCCGCAGATTTACTTAATGATATTTTGCAAATATCAGTGGAAGAGAGTCTACATCTACCCGGGATGTTTACCCTAATTATCAATAATGATTATTTCCCAGGGAATGGCGACACTACATGGAAACATCAAGCATCATTTGCGATCGGGAAGAAAATTAAAATTGGCTTTACCTCCAGCACCACTGAGGATGCTGATTTTTCTACTGAGGAAACTGGATATGTCATAGACGGTGAAATTACTGCGATCGAGACAGAATTCAACGAAAAATCACAAGCTCCAATTATTATTCGCGGTTACGATATCTCACATCGGCTACATAGAGGTCGCTATAATCGTTCTTTCCAAGATGTTACCGATAGTGATGTAGTTTCTAAAATAATCGGTGAAGCTGGCATTTCTTCTGGAACTGTAACCGCAACCACACTTGTCCATGAGTATCTTTTTCAAGAAAACCAGACTAACATGGAGTTTTTAAGGGAAAGAGCGGCTCGTGTCGGCTTTGAACTATATGTCCAAAATGGCAAGCTCAACTTCCGTCAGCCCACTCAAGACCAAGAATTAACCCTTAAGTGGTTAGAGGATATTCATAGCTTTAGAGTGCGTGTTTCTAGCGCAGAGCAGGTCAGTTCTGTAGAAGTAAGAGGTTGGGACTATGCAACCAAGAAGGCTATTGTTTCCACTGCATCAACAGAACAAGTCATTACTAAGACTGATAGTGGAAAAGGTAGTGCAGCCAGCACCAAATTTACGGTTAGCCCCAAAATGATTGTTGTTGATCAGCCTGTATTCAGTACAGGCGAAGCTCAGAAAATAGCGCAATCATTATGCAATGAATTAGGTGGAGAATTCGTCAATGCTGATGCCAAAGGCGAAGGAAATCCGAGCATTAGAACTGGTAAGGTTGTGAAGTTAACGGACATGGGTAAATATAGTGGTAGTTACTATGTTACGGAAACTCATCATTTGTTCCATGAACGCAAATATATTACTCAATTTAGTGTTAGAGGCTTAAGAAGTAGTGGCGATATCGTTTCTATCTTGTCAGCAAAACCACATCTAGAACCTGGGCAAACCATGCTGGTTGGCGTAGTAAGTAACAACAACGATCCTAAAGGCTGGGGAAGGGTGCGGGTAAAGTTCCCTACTCTTACAGAGGAGCATGAAAGTAATTGGGCGAGAGTTGTCAGCGTTGGCGCAGGTCCCACAAGAGGGTTTGATTGCTTACCTGAGGTTAATGATGAAGTGTTAGTAGCCTTTGAACATGGGGATATTCATCGTCCCTATGTAATCGGTGGCGTATGGAATGGAACCGACGCACCACCTGAAACAGTTGCTAATACCGTTGTCGATGGGAAAGTCCGCTTACGCACTTTTAAAACTCGTGTTGGACATAAGCTCCAATTTGTCGAAGAGGATAAAGATACAAAAAAAGGAGTGTATCTTAATACGATAGGTGGTCACAATCTCCGACTAAACGATAGTGATAAATTTGCAGAACTAGAAACTACTGGAGGACATAAGTTCCGTGCTGATGATAGTAGTAAAGAAATTAGCTTAACTTCTACAGGAAACATTACTGTTAAAACTGGTACAAGTGGTTCAGCAAATGATCTCACGATTAATGCAGCAAATATTACATTAACGGCTACTACCAACATTACGCTCAAAGTTGGTAGTAATAAAATCGTAATTTCTAACTCTGGAATTGATATTGAAGGCATCAAAGTCCAAATAAAAGCTTCAACAACAGTAAATGTTGAAGCGACGGCAACTAATACAGTTAAAGGTACTGTCGTTAATGTTGATGGCAGTGGAATGGCAGTAATTAAAGGTGGTTTAGTTAAAATTAATTAG
- a CDS encoding substrate-binding domain-containing protein, whose protein sequence is MARKSEQNDLGLIGSFTESGKLFMARKAPNVWQKLWKRITDVWGQFIGSIDALIGNRFVEFLDKVVPTPLRFLIPFLKDDLGIQPPSISSFKGIVVPEKNETKEVLKEIIVEERIGTIWQIKPQFLRYQCQESNPFRCEFPLETVADNPNNKYCKKCNFPATLPPEVKVRGRRGVYQVDSYIGIRGTGRLYNATNLSDGESFLFKEYVIPKKYFNDQETRESKQNFESSSEIKLLDGRVQDSRLVTPIEAIADSREERCYVILPHTENTMTLADYLATHGAMNSWQVKSFLNQVLQTLESLHSQKYRLRSGVVAAGLPHGNLTFYSIAIRENFQGFTVYLNDLALWEDRFYPPDSQTHTYSISRDLEDLGYIAFYLLHGGVIDLDNRSYINPSDVDHWVAKVNLGLKKFIQNLLGFGETRYASAEIARRALLRLPIEREALIEFAEQQEEAPADKKNKWAWLTKKVIAIFVGVLLLLGLLLLLYWWFTQPPKPANLNLPCCISQISDIPAGNFTYAANKNGTWTYTLLQKNLIAKGRTLEDKLQESQPKLQLSYQPIDDDQLVSDKLRSSKVDFAISSVITNSGGDFITQDIAYDGLTVFVAFSYAQRNNSLPTALQGRLTFEQLRQIYTGEIINWRQLGGPNLPVKLYMPLDKESIQIFEKRVLKTATAIAAFQNLAQDGNNSITKLSTFDSLRQLIQDFEDRNVGSISFGSISQVFGQCSVYPLTLADDRQSFVSPLVMQTGKAVTPDIDLCNEKGNYVQNYSAFINKSYPLSYPISVVYLRDNRRTPIAERFVSIMRTEEAQGLLKQTGLIPLKYPIKRLNAEK, encoded by the coding sequence TTGGCTCGCAAAAGTGAGCAAAATGATTTAGGTCTTATCGGAAGTTTTACAGAATCAGGCAAGCTATTTATGGCAAGAAAGGCTCCAAATGTTTGGCAAAAGCTGTGGAAACGGATTACTGATGTTTGGGGGCAGTTTATTGGTTCAATTGATGCCCTCATCGGCAATCGATTTGTTGAATTCCTAGACAAAGTAGTTCCTACACCCTTACGCTTTCTGATTCCTTTCCTCAAGGATGATTTGGGAATTCAGCCGCCTTCAATATCTTCTTTTAAAGGTATTGTTGTACCCGAAAAGAATGAGACAAAGGAAGTTCTTAAGGAAATTATAGTTGAGGAGCGCATAGGCACAATTTGGCAGATCAAGCCACAATTTCTCCGCTATCAATGCCAAGAATCTAATCCCTTTCGCTGTGAATTTCCTCTAGAAACCGTTGCGGATAATCCTAATAATAAATACTGTAAAAAATGTAATTTCCCTGCCACTTTACCCCCTGAAGTCAAAGTGCGTGGTAGACGAGGTGTATATCAAGTAGATAGTTATATTGGTATTCGCGGTACAGGGAGGCTCTACAATGCCACGAATTTATCTGATGGTGAATCATTTTTATTTAAGGAATATGTGATCCCTAAAAAATATTTTAATGATCAAGAAACGCGAGAGAGTAAGCAGAACTTTGAATCTTCTTCAGAGATCAAGCTTTTAGATGGGAGAGTTCAAGACTCACGCCTAGTTACCCCCATAGAAGCGATCGCTGATAGTCGGGAAGAAAGGTGTTATGTCATTTTGCCGCATACTGAAAATACAATGACTCTTGCCGACTATCTAGCAACCCATGGAGCAATGAACAGTTGGCAGGTCAAGTCCTTTCTAAATCAAGTATTACAAACTCTAGAATCATTACATTCACAGAAATATCGACTGCGTTCGGGCGTGGTTGCCGCAGGATTGCCCCACGGTAATTTAACCTTTTATAGCATTGCCATTAGAGAGAACTTTCAAGGATTTACAGTCTATTTAAACGACTTAGCCTTGTGGGAAGATCGCTTTTATCCGCCTGATAGTCAGACTCATACCTATTCCATTAGTCGCGATCTTGAAGACTTAGGCTATATTGCTTTTTATCTCTTGCATGGAGGAGTAATTGATTTAGACAATCGCTCATACATCAATCCCAGCGATGTCGATCACTGGGTTGCGAAAGTGAACTTAGGACTGAAAAAGTTCATTCAAAATTTACTTGGCTTTGGAGAGACTAGATACGCGAGTGCTGAAATCGCGCGTCGTGCCTTACTACGTTTACCGATTGAACGGGAAGCCCTAATCGAGTTTGCAGAGCAACAGGAAGAAGCTCCAGCAGACAAAAAGAATAAATGGGCATGGCTTACTAAGAAAGTAATTGCTATTTTTGTTGGTGTGCTTCTCCTCCTCGGTCTACTCCTTTTACTCTATTGGTGGTTTACCCAGCCGCCGAAGCCTGCTAATCTCAATTTACCTTGTTGCATCAGTCAAATATCTGATATTCCCGCAGGTAATTTTACCTATGCTGCGAATAAGAATGGCACATGGACTTACACACTACTACAGAAAAATCTGATTGCTAAGGGAAGAACTCTTGAGGATAAATTACAAGAAAGTCAGCCCAAATTACAATTGAGCTATCAACCCATCGATGATGATCAATTAGTCAGCGATAAATTGCGCTCTAGTAAAGTAGATTTTGCAATTTCCAGTGTGATTACTAATTCTGGGGGAGATTTTATTACACAGGATATTGCCTATGACGGGTTAACTGTTTTTGTTGCCTTTAGCTATGCTCAACGGAATAACAGTCTCCCTACGGCTTTGCAGGGCAGGCTGACCTTTGAGCAACTGCGCCAAATCTACACAGGGGAAATTATCAACTGGCGACAGCTAGGGGGACCGAATTTACCCGTTAAGCTTTATATGCCTCTAGATAAGGAATCTATCCAGATTTTTGAAAAGCGTGTGCTGAAAACTGCAACTGCGATCGCGGCTTTCCAAAATCTTGCTCAAGATGGCAACAATAGCATCACTAAACTATCAACCTTTGATTCCTTAAGACAGTTGATCCAAGACTTTGAAGATCGCAATGTCGGGAGTATTTCCTTTGGTTCTATCAGTCAGGTCTTCGGACAATGCTCTGTTTATCCATTGACTCTTGCTGATGATCGTCAATCTTTCGTTTCACCCCTAGTAATGCAAACGGGCAAAGCTGTCACCCCTGACATCGATCTATGTAACGAAAAGGGAAATTATGTCCAAAATTACAGTGCCTTCATTAATAAGAGCTACCCACTCTCCTATCCAATTTCTGTCGTCTACCTCCGTGACAACCGCCGTACTCCAATTGCGGAAAGGTTTGTATCTATCATGCGAACCGAGGAAGCACAAGGTTTACTGAAACAGACGGGCTTAATTCCTTTGAAATATCCCATTAAACGCTTAAATGCTGAAAAATAG
- a CDS encoding DUF4280 domain-containing protein produces MGQQVVMGAMMQCSFGAAPSSLIVIPKGPPTMAGGPLAATIMDFAPIANIPPFGMCSSIANPMVAAATAAAFGVLTPMPCIPVTVAPWVVGAPTVLINNFPALNNSAKCMCTWGGVISINMPGQFTVQVP; encoded by the coding sequence ATGGGTCAACAAGTAGTAATGGGAGCAATGATGCAATGCAGTTTTGGTGCTGCTCCAAGTTCATTGATCGTCATTCCTAAAGGACCGCCTACTATGGCGGGAGGACCTTTAGCCGCAACGATCATGGACTTTGCGCCGATCGCTAATATTCCACCATTCGGCATGTGTAGCTCTATTGCTAATCCTATGGTAGCTGCGGCTACTGCTGCGGCTTTTGGAGTATTAACGCCTATGCCTTGTATCCCTGTAACCGTTGCTCCTTGGGTTGTCGGCGCACCAACCGTATTGATCAATAATTTTCCTGCTCTCAACAATTCCGCTAAATGTATGTGTACTTGGGGCGGTGTAATTTCGATTAATATGCCCGGACAATTTACAGTACAAGTTCCATAA
- a CDS encoding phage tail protein translates to MPPKSKLQALSVRLISMKTPDATEESLASADLNIQQQGESKLNEVRSPNPCKLLIHPNEPSEIVVKLKNSSNRSLLTDLRVEGNFPEEWCQIGMEGNELPPHAEMEAVLYFQIPADFFERQDAIAPTQSLTINYHGILQVYGGYAQSADTNEEAETTSTLVSRLELFDIESFRLYVRPTSLYLDFLPDTYREVDFVGRMLKIFEECLEPDVQISDALWAYLDPMLSPETMLPFLAHWVGWELTPAIDMQRQRYLIKQAMQIYRWRGTRRGLRFYIHLFTGLPLDEHLPEQEKHISVFEVTGRGFVLGAAQLGLNTSAGGRRPFHFIVRIRNDLQNRLDLALIHQIIEREKPAFCTYDLEII, encoded by the coding sequence ATGCCTCCCAAAAGTAAGCTGCAAGCGCTCAGTGTCCGCCTCATTTCTATGAAAACTCCCGATGCTACGGAGGAATCTCTGGCTAGCGCCGATCTCAACATTCAGCAACAAGGTGAGTCAAAGTTAAATGAAGTGCGATCGCCCAATCCTTGCAAGCTACTGATCCATCCTAATGAGCCTAGTGAAATCGTCGTTAAGCTCAAAAATTCTAGTAATCGATCGCTCCTAACTGATTTACGAGTCGAGGGAAATTTCCCTGAGGAATGGTGTCAAATTGGCATGGAAGGGAACGAACTCCCCCCCCATGCGGAAATGGAAGCAGTGCTATATTTCCAAATACCTGCGGATTTCTTTGAGAGACAAGATGCGATCGCACCAACTCAATCATTAACCATTAACTATCATGGAATTCTACAGGTTTATGGTGGCTATGCCCAAAGTGCAGATACTAATGAGGAGGCAGAAACAACATCAACGCTAGTTTCCCGCCTAGAACTATTTGATATTGAATCCTTCCGCCTCTATGTGCGACCGACTAGCCTTTATCTAGATTTCCTGCCTGATACCTATCGCGAAGTCGATTTTGTGGGGCGAATGCTCAAAATTTTTGAAGAATGCCTTGAGCCTGATGTCCAGATTTCCGATGCTCTGTGGGCGTACCTTGACCCCATGCTTTCTCCAGAGACGATGTTGCCATTTTTAGCACATTGGGTGGGGTGGGAATTAACACCCGCGATCGATATGCAGCGTCAACGCTATCTGATCAAGCAGGCAATGCAAATTTACCGTTGGCGAGGAACCCGTCGCGGATTACGTTTTTATATCCATTTATTCACAGGACTACCTCTTGACGAGCATTTACCAGAACAGGAAAAACATATTAGCGTTTTTGAAGTGACAGGACGAGGCTTTGTGCTAGGAGCAGCACAATTAGGACTCAATACATCGGCGGGGGGACGTAGACCTTTTCATTTCATTGTGAGGATTCGTAACGATTTACAAAATAGGCTCGATTTAGCCCTAATTCATCAGATCATCGAACGAGAGAAACCCGCATTCTGTACCTACGACTTAGAAATTATATGA